The proteins below come from a single Candidatus Bathyarchaeota archaeon genomic window:
- a CDS encoding class I SAM-dependent methyltransferase, whose amino-acid sequence MSRLSSAVRRLPFGLGNHFPSKLKAAYRFSVAKLGIKNARLKVDIYDFKKPERIGQVFLAPSDMPISDRLFLYSFIRSVKPQRVLEIGVLGGGSALIMTSAMEDNGVGQMAGIDPAPQVLFDAKRFFGRYHLIKGYSPQAVGSAVEKLGGKVDVALIDGLHTYSQVSADLMGVLPYMANDGYILLHDSFHYGIYCATERFLLENTQVVDCGLLSVSPQLHEDPNVAYGGIRVLRVSSSKGHVLNKLHQAYSAAKLTPPTLDDEILDHDGYACTKIKPCPRCSRKQQQKSSLS is encoded by the coding sequence TTGAGTAGGCTATCCTCGGCAGTAAGAAGGTTGCCTTTTGGGTTAGGGAACCATTTTCCCAGCAAACTCAAGGCTGCATACCGGTTCTCTGTGGCGAAGTTGGGGATAAAAAATGCTCGGCTAAAAGTCGATATTTACGATTTCAAGAAGCCGGAGCGGATCGGCCAGGTGTTTTTAGCACCCTCGGACATGCCCATATCTGATAGGCTGTTTCTTTACTCATTTATCCGATCAGTCAAGCCCCAGCGGGTGCTGGAAATCGGAGTTTTAGGCGGGGGCTCCGCGTTGATTATGACCAGCGCCATGGAAGACAACGGGGTTGGCCAGATGGCGGGAATCGACCCTGCACCGCAGGTTCTTTTTGATGCGAAACGGTTCTTTGGCAGGTACCATCTCATCAAGGGATATTCGCCTCAAGCCGTTGGCTCTGCGGTGGAGAAGCTGGGCGGCAAGGTGGATGTGGCGTTAATCGATGGGCTCCATACTTACAGTCAAGTTTCCGCTGATTTGATGGGCGTGCTCCCCTACATGGCAAATGACGGGTATATTCTGCTGCATGACTCCTTCCACTATGGCATCTACTGTGCAACCGAGCGGTTTCTCTTGGAGAACACGCAGGTGGTTGATTGCGGATTGTTAAGTGTGTCTCCGCAGCTTCATGAAGACCCAAATGTCGCTTACGGCGGAATCAGGGTGCTGCGTGTCTCCTCAAGCAAAGGACATGTGCTAAACAAGTTACATCAAGCATATTCTGCTGCAAAGTTAACGCCTCCCACTCTTGACGACGAAATCTTGGACCATGACGGCTATGCCTGCACAAAAATTAAGCCCTGCCCCCGATGCAGTCGAAAGCAGCAACAAAAAAGTAGCTTGTCTTAA
- a CDS encoding PAS domain-containing protein, whose protein sequence is MAVASENTKLLSLAEQVAHFGSWQLDTAQTCALWSPGMFRVFGVKPTVPGLGWEEYTSYIHPQDREAAMKNAQTMFNSPLNHREEFDYRIIRPDGSVRHLHSQRQVVQVTGEGKAKVVVGVDQDVTEQWEAEEALRKSMERFRAVAEAANVMVYEYDLQTHRVQAISGEETVTGFNSTSSDLTIDWVMSRIHPDDVKEVVAQWRQAASDPNIDRYSLTYRFRHKNGVYIVVKDTAKAIKDQTGKTVHFVGGIRDITQRTHDRQQIEQYSRRLEELVEQRTRQLVEYERLAAIGQMAGMVGHDIRNPLQALTGDVYLIKTEAEALPQNQSKQEIFESLASIEANITYINKIVADLQDYSRKLSPEYQQVNLESLILEVMQTVLIPENIKIAIHSENLPNISVDPTFLRRTLTNLINNAIQAMPSGGELGVTAHKKPRLVCITVADTGVGIPPEVQAKLFTPMYTTKAKGQGLGLAVVKRLVEAQGGTISFQSKVGVGTKFFVELPLERHV, encoded by the coding sequence TTGGCGGTTGCAAGCGAAAACACCAAGCTGCTCTCCCTCGCCGAGCAAGTCGCGCATTTCGGCAGCTGGCAACTCGACACCGCCCAAACATGCGCCCTCTGGTCTCCGGGGATGTTCCGCGTCTTCGGCGTCAAACCCACAGTCCCCGGATTAGGATGGGAAGAATACACAAGCTACATCCATCCTCAGGACCGAGAAGCAGCCATGAAGAACGCTCAAACCATGTTTAATTCGCCGCTGAATCATCGGGAAGAGTTTGATTACCGCATAATCCGCCCCGACGGTTCAGTGCGGCATCTGCATTCCCAGCGCCAGGTGGTGCAGGTAACAGGGGAGGGCAAAGCCAAAGTCGTCGTCGGCGTAGATCAGGATGTGACGGAGCAGTGGGAAGCTGAGGAGGCGCTTAGGAAAAGCATGGAGCGGTTCCGAGCTGTGGCAGAGGCAGCGAACGTGATGGTTTACGAATACGATCTCCAAACCCACAGGGTACAAGCGATAAGCGGCGAAGAAACAGTCACGGGCTTTAACAGCACCTCATCGGACCTTACCATTGACTGGGTTATGAGCCGCATACACCCCGACGACGTCAAAGAGGTGGTTGCCCAATGGAGACAAGCCGCCAGCGACCCCAACATAGACCGCTACAGCCTCACCTACCGCTTCCGCCACAAAAACGGCGTCTACATAGTCGTCAAAGACACCGCGAAAGCCATAAAAGACCAAACCGGCAAAACCGTACATTTCGTCGGCGGCATCCGCGACATAACCCAGCGTACCCATGACCGCCAGCAAATCGAGCAGTACAGCAGGCGCCTTGAGGAACTGGTGGAGCAGCGTACAAGGCAGCTGGTTGAGTATGAGCGGTTAGCGGCTATTGGGCAGATGGCGGGGATGGTGGGCCATGACATCCGCAATCCGCTGCAGGCGCTCACAGGCGATGTTTACCTTATAAAAACCGAGGCGGAAGCGCTGCCGCAGAATCAGTCAAAACAGGAGATCTTCGAGAGCCTTGCAAGCATCGAAGCCAACATCACCTACATCAACAAGATCGTGGCGGACCTGCAGGATTACTCCCGCAAACTAAGCCCCGAGTACCAGCAGGTAAACCTGGAAAGCCTCATCTTGGAAGTGATGCAGACAGTACTTATCCCCGAAAACATCAAAATCGCCATCCACTCAGAAAACCTGCCTAACATAAGTGTCGACCCCACCTTTCTGAGGCGCACCCTAACTAACCTCATCAACAACGCTATCCAAGCCATGCCCAGCGGCGGCGAACTCGGCGTCACCGCACATAAGAAACCCCGCCTCGTCTGCATCACCGTAGCCGACACAGGCGTAGGAATACCCCCTGAGGTCCAGGCGAAACTGTTCACGCCGATGTACACCACCAAAGCCAAGGGGCAAGGACTGGGGTTAGCGGTGGTGAAACGGCTAGTTGAGGCGCAGGGCGGCACCATAAGCTTCCAAAGCAAGGTGGGGGTAGGCACCAAGTTTTTTGTGGAGCTGCCCCTTGAACGCCACGTTTAG
- a CDS encoding UPF0175 family protein encodes MTETEQTNIVTLRLSKQSLSRIQAIQKLENVDRTSLFKEFIEDGLRKRVLHYYRQGKLTQRCAAELLGITLREFLKLLEAEGITINWDSEGIKRYMQEKYGE; translated from the coding sequence TTGACTGAAACCGAACAAACCAACATCGTCACCCTGCGCCTCAGCAAACAAAGCCTCAGCCGAATCCAAGCCATCCAGAAACTCGAAAACGTCGACCGCACCAGTCTCTTCAAAGAATTCATCGAAGACGGCCTACGCAAACGAGTCCTGCATTATTACCGGCAAGGCAAACTCACCCAGCGATGCGCCGCCGAACTCTTAGGAATCACCCTGCGGGAATTCCTCAAGTTGCTCGAAGCAGAGGGCATCACCATAAACTGGGACTCAGAGGGCATCAAACGGTACATGCAGGAAAAGTACGGAGAATAA
- a CDS encoding type II toxin-antitoxin system RelE/ParE family toxin: MAKYTLRFHRKIDKFLSELDSKRRRQLAEDIMCLQTFPQFSKHLDIEKMRGRKNTYRLRTDDFRVLFEVNKTAQTINVLKIDRREQAYK; this comes from the coding sequence GTGGCAAAGTACACACTAAGGTTTCACAGAAAAATCGATAAATTCCTCTCAGAACTCGACTCGAAAAGGCGCCGCCAACTCGCCGAGGACATAATGTGCCTGCAGACTTTTCCCCAATTCAGCAAGCACCTTGACATCGAAAAGATGAGGGGCCGCAAAAACACCTACCGTCTACGCACCGATGACTTCAGAGTCCTCTTTGAGGTTAACAAGACGGCACAGACAATTAATGTTCTTAAAATCGATCGCAGAGAACAGGCATACAAATGA
- a CDS encoding nucleotidyltransferase family protein: protein MREIITTIQTLKPTLSEKYGVETIGVFGSYVHGEQTPKSDIDILVSFKNDFSIGLFKFMELEEFLTDNLGVKVDLVSKDALKPHIGENIQKEVTII from the coding sequence CTGCGGGAAATAATCACAACAATACAAACCCTAAAGCCCACCCTATCCGAAAAATACGGCGTAGAAACCATCGGCGTCTTCGGCTCCTACGTCCACGGTGAACAAACCCCAAAAAGCGACATAGATATACTCGTAAGCTTCAAAAATGACTTCTCAATTGGGCTCTTTAAATTCATGGAACTGGAAGAATTCTTAACCGATAACCTCGGCGTAAAAGTAGATTTAGTATCCAAAGACGCCCTCAAACCCCACATAGGCGAAAACATCCAAAAAGAAGTAACAATAATTTAA
- a CDS encoding ParA family protein: protein MAKKISMVNMKGGVGKSTLTAQLAYELAMNCKKVLVVDLDPQFNVSQYLLGATRYKSDILTNNFPTTWHIFEQNVHVPGYPPPKPLDPTSVLFHAKKYPYYSNSLIDLIPSRLELAFSIRNPSQKEYFLSQVVSAIESDYDVILIDCPPTESVFTTAAYLTSDYLLIPVKPEYLSSIGLPLLNNSLTEFESNTRKKAPKVAGVVFNFTSNYSPEEKRAKAEVAEECNNFGWYILKNEIPYSRSIAKSAREGKSLRGTSYSRITQVNKLSKVVNEVAGIVGL, encoded by the coding sequence ATGGCTAAGAAAATTTCGATGGTTAATATGAAAGGGGGCGTAGGCAAGTCAACGCTCACAGCTCAACTTGCTTACGAGTTAGCTATGAATTGTAAGAAAGTGCTCGTGGTAGACTTGGACCCTCAGTTTAATGTCAGCCAATATTTGTTGGGGGCAACTAGATATAAATCTGACATATTGACGAACAACTTTCCGACAACTTGGCATATTTTTGAACAGAATGTCCATGTACCCGGATATCCTCCGCCAAAACCTCTTGATCCAACGTCCGTCTTATTCCATGCAAAAAAGTATCCCTATTATTCAAATAGTTTGATCGATTTAATACCATCACGACTTGAGCTTGCATTCTCGATTAGAAATCCTAGTCAAAAAGAATATTTCCTTTCCCAGGTTGTGTCTGCCATTGAAAGTGACTATGATGTTATTTTGATCGATTGCCCACCGACCGAGTCCGTTTTTACTACAGCCGCCTATTTAACGAGTGATTATTTGTTAATCCCCGTAAAGCCTGAGTACTTATCCTCAATTGGCTTGCCCTTGCTAAACAACTCCTTGACTGAGTTCGAAAGCAACACTCGCAAGAAGGCGCCTAAGGTCGCTGGGGTAGTTTTTAATTTCACATCCAATTACTCCCCTGAGGAAAAAAGGGCCAAAGCCGAAGTTGCAGAGGAATGTAATAATTTTGGGTGGTACATTCTTAAGAATGAGATTCCATACTCTAGGTCAATTGCAAAATCAGCGAGAGAAGGAAAGTCTCTCAGAGGGACTTCATATTCTCGAATAACTCAGGTGAATAAACTTAGTAAAGTAGTAAATGAGGTAGCTGGAATAGTTGGTCTATGA
- a CDS encoding phage terminase large subunit, giving the protein MSQRNALQRLTEEPSLFAQLLLDFKPFPYQERLLNDPSERIIACMGRQTGKTTTIATKAIHYAYTHPKTTTLIVSPSLRQSMIMFDKILSFTQGSPYLKKSVKRKTRTLIKLSTGSQIIALPCSEHMLRGYTANLAICDEASFIPESIITEIIFPMISTTKGTTILLSTPWDKNHFFYKAFLNPTYSSHKIPSTQNPLIPPEFLAEMKQTMTEDAYKREYEAEFTEAASCYFQQELIRRCIEKAQHLNLEPYQNIEQTIPRGDYYAGLDLGKMQDFSVLVVVQKTQEHLKVVYTHQFPLETPYTEVINFLLAADQKFMFKKLLADQTGIGEPILESIQTQGITSAEGLTLTQDSKTELLTYLKLLMEQNSLAIAYNKNLCQQINDQQYSYGKNGKLTFNHPPNAHDDMLWALALAVYASKSQVTPKLWVVAKTSRLQRMKQRLMSRKVGGVGL; this is encoded by the coding sequence ATGAGCCAACGAAACGCGCTACAGAGGCTAACTGAAGAACCCAGCCTCTTTGCGCAGCTGCTTTTAGACTTCAAACCCTTCCCCTACCAAGAACGCCTGCTAAACGACCCATCCGAGCGCATCATCGCCTGCATGGGGCGACAGACTGGCAAAACCACAACCATCGCCACCAAAGCCATCCACTACGCCTACACCCACCCCAAAACGACAACTCTTATTGTTTCGCCGTCGCTGCGCCAGAGCATGATAATGTTCGACAAAATCCTCAGCTTCACTCAGGGCAGCCCATATCTCAAAAAAAGCGTAAAACGCAAAACCCGCACCCTAATCAAACTCTCAACCGGCTCACAGATAATCGCCCTGCCATGCAGCGAGCACATGCTCCGCGGCTACACGGCTAATCTGGCAATCTGCGACGAAGCCTCCTTTATCCCCGAGTCAATAATTACCGAAATCATTTTTCCAATGATAAGCACCACAAAGGGCACCACGATTCTGCTCTCGACGCCCTGGGACAAAAACCACTTCTTCTACAAAGCCTTCCTCAACCCCACCTACAGCAGCCACAAAATCCCCTCAACCCAAAACCCCCTCATCCCCCCAGAGTTTCTGGCGGAAATGAAGCAAACCATGACGGAAGACGCCTACAAACGAGAATACGAGGCGGAATTCACTGAAGCGGCGTCTTGCTATTTCCAGCAGGAACTCATCCGCAGATGTATAGAAAAAGCCCAGCACCTCAACCTTGAACCATACCAAAACATCGAACAAACCATTCCAAGAGGCGACTACTACGCTGGGCTGGACTTGGGCAAGATGCAGGATTTCAGCGTCCTTGTAGTTGTTCAGAAAACGCAGGAGCACCTAAAAGTGGTTTATACCCACCAGTTCCCCCTAGAGACGCCCTACACTGAAGTCATAAACTTCCTCCTCGCCGCTGACCAGAAATTCATGTTCAAAAAGCTCTTAGCTGACCAAACCGGTATCGGCGAACCCATCCTTGAAAGCATCCAAACTCAAGGCATAACCTCAGCAGAAGGCTTAACCCTCACCCAGGACAGCAAAACCGAGCTCCTCACCTACCTTAAACTGCTCATGGAACAAAACAGCTTAGCCATCGCCTACAACAAGAACCTCTGCCAACAAATCAACGACCAACAGTACAGCTACGGCAAAAACGGCAAACTAACCTTCAACCACCCACCCAACGCACATGACGATATGCTCTGGGCACTGGCACTTGCCGTTTACGCCTCAAAATCGCAGGTTACACCGAAGCTTTGGGTTGTAGCCAAAACAAGCAGGCTGCAGAGGATGAAGCAGAGGTTAATGTCACGTAAAGTTGGAGGTGTAGGATTGTGA
- a CDS encoding GNAT family N-acetyltransferase has protein sequence MTRRRQEHFHITQLKRTYNRETDTFTVNISYETAPTVLTERTKEVAEAFGLGADQTHKFILYDNVNIKIRPTDVVLITGDSGSGKSALLKALKADLGEQVADAKALSIQPEQPIIETVGANTTEAIGALSQVGLNDAFIFLRPYSQLSDGQKHRYQAAQLAASMKPFWVIDEFTSTLDRDTAKILAFNLQKLARKSGKVIIAATTHRDLLKDFAPNVHIHKRYGKEVTVRYYPKAKAKQCSLTKQMTITQGTAAEYNALCEFHYRAHRTPPTRKIFTLKRRGELCGVIVYCYPPPMCFGRSKVWKGSMEELQREISVISRVVVHPKYRSIGLGEKLVRDTLPFAGTPCVEAVAVMAKYNPFFEKAGMQKIAESRPSKAVTQALAKLEDLGFDVMLMGSATYNQQKIAQTGTQPLLDILTELSKSDGGIRRRLASTKNPYPSHTEAAEKIAAYTPQELAEALKRLSFACQTKTYLFWAKVPI, from the coding sequence GTGACCAGACGCAGACAGGAACACTTCCATATTACACAGCTCAAACGCACCTATAACCGCGAAACAGACACCTTCACGGTTAACATAAGCTACGAAACCGCGCCTACAGTGCTAACTGAGCGCACCAAAGAGGTCGCAGAGGCTTTTGGGCTCGGAGCAGACCAAACCCACAAATTCATACTCTATGACAACGTCAACATCAAAATTCGACCCACCGATGTTGTCCTCATAACCGGCGACAGCGGAAGCGGCAAATCTGCGCTGCTAAAAGCCCTCAAAGCGGATTTAGGCGAGCAAGTAGCCGACGCAAAAGCCCTCTCCATCCAGCCCGAGCAGCCCATTATCGAAACCGTCGGCGCAAACACTACAGAAGCCATCGGAGCCCTCAGCCAAGTCGGCTTAAATGACGCCTTCATTTTTCTCCGCCCTTACAGCCAACTCAGCGATGGGCAGAAACACCGTTACCAAGCTGCACAGCTAGCCGCATCGATGAAGCCTTTTTGGGTAATCGACGAGTTTACAAGTACCCTGGATAGGGACACAGCCAAGATTTTAGCGTTTAACCTCCAAAAGTTAGCCCGTAAAAGTGGCAAAGTAATCATCGCAGCTACTACTCACCGTGACCTCCTCAAAGACTTTGCACCAAACGTACATATCCACAAACGCTATGGCAAAGAGGTAACTGTGCGTTATTACCCCAAAGCCAAAGCAAAACAGTGCTCACTCACAAAGCAGATGACGATAACACAGGGCACAGCAGCCGAATACAACGCCCTCTGCGAATTCCACTACCGCGCCCACCGAACACCGCCAACACGCAAAATCTTCACCCTTAAACGCAGAGGTGAACTTTGCGGAGTTATCGTTTACTGTTATCCGCCGCCGATGTGTTTTGGGCGAAGCAAAGTTTGGAAGGGCAGCATGGAGGAGCTGCAGCGGGAAATCAGCGTAATCAGCCGAGTAGTAGTCCACCCTAAGTACCGCAGCATCGGCTTAGGCGAAAAACTCGTCAGAGACACATTGCCTTTCGCTGGGACGCCCTGTGTTGAAGCAGTTGCGGTCATGGCAAAATACAACCCGTTCTTTGAGAAAGCAGGAATGCAAAAAATCGCAGAAAGCCGACCCAGCAAAGCCGTCACCCAAGCACTGGCAAAGCTGGAGGATTTGGGTTTTGATGTGATGCTAATGGGCTCAGCAACCTACAACCAACAAAAAATAGCCCAAACCGGCACCCAGCCCCTCCTAGACATCTTAACTGAGCTTTCCAAGAGCGACGGCGGAATCAGACGCAGATTAGCCTCCACCAAAAACCCCTACCCAAGCCACACCGAAGCCGCAGAGAAAATCGCCGCCTACACCCCCCAGGAGCTAGCAGAGGCGTTAAAAAGGCTCAGCTTCGCATGCCAAACAAAAACCTACCTATTTTGGGCAAAAGTCCCCATTTAA
- the trpA gene encoding tryptophan synthase subunit alpha — protein MSKISQIFQKAKAARQGLLIGYITAGDPTPEQTPKIADALIRGGVDILELGLPFSDPIADGPTIQDASLRALNAGTTPMRVLEIAAEIKAQHDIPLVIMTYYNPILHVGLDGFLTAAKNAGVDGFIVPDLPVEEASDYRRAAAAQGLDTVFLASPATSNERLSRIVDASSGFLYLVSRFGVTGAQSSMADSTVQLIRRVQPYTEGKVPLAVGFGISKPEHVQRVIGAGADAVIVGSAFINIIAQNQPDMLSQLHAAGSALKTAAKT, from the coding sequence ATGAGTAAAATAAGCCAAATCTTCCAGAAAGCCAAAGCGGCAAGACAGGGTTTGCTGATCGGCTACATAACCGCAGGCGACCCCACTCCCGAGCAGACCCCCAAAATCGCCGATGCCCTCATACGGGGCGGCGTAGACATACTTGAGCTTGGGCTGCCCTTTTCCGACCCCATAGCGGATGGGCCAACAATCCAAGATGCGAGCCTACGCGCACTGAACGCGGGTACTACGCCGATGCGGGTGTTGGAGATCGCAGCTGAAATCAAAGCGCAGCATGACATCCCGCTGGTAATCATGACCTACTACAACCCCATATTGCACGTTGGACTCGACGGTTTCCTGACAGCAGCCAAAAATGCGGGCGTAGACGGCTTCATCGTGCCCGACTTGCCCGTGGAGGAAGCCTCGGATTACCGCAGAGCCGCGGCGGCGCAGGGCTTGGACACCGTTTTCCTTGCGTCTCCAGCTACCTCAAATGAGCGCCTGAGCAGAATCGTGGATGCCTCCTCAGGTTTTCTGTATTTGGTGTCGCGGTTCGGCGTCACGGGTGCCCAGAGCAGCATGGCGGATTCGACAGTGCAGCTTATCCGAAGGGTGCAGCCCTACACAGAGGGGAAGGTGCCATTGGCAGTTGGGTTTGGCATCTCCAAGCCCGAGCATGTTCAGCGGGTCATCGGGGCAGGCGCAGACGCAGTCATCGTGGGCAGCGCATTCATCAACATCATCGCCCAAAACCAACCCGACATGCTTAGCCAGCTCCATGCCGCCGGTTCCGCCCTCAAAACCGCAGCGAAAACCTAA
- the trpB gene encoding tryptophan synthase subunit beta, translating to MKLSSYPVDGKYGKYGGRFVPEILMEAITQLEKAYLEAKADPQFQRQLDYYLAEFVGRPTPLYLAENLTRKLGGAKIYLKREDLAHGGAHKINNTLGQALLAKRMGKNRVIAETGAGQHGVATAIACAALGLKAVVFMGTEDCERQRLNVFRMKLMDAEVHPVESGSKTLKDSINEAFRDWVTNLESTYYLIGSTMGPHPYPMIVRDFQSVIGKEIKQQFKAKTGGIPDALVACVGGGSNAMGTFYPFEDDLDVKLIGVEAAGEGIESGRHAATLAAGSEGVFHGMYTYILQDKNGQIQNTTSLSAGLDYPGVGPEHSFLKTIRRAEYAYATDKEAADAFLLLCKEEGILPALESSHALAYAVKLAPQMRKDQSVVVTLSGRGDKDVETIAKFIGAEI from the coding sequence ATGAAGTTAAGCAGCTACCCAGTCGATGGCAAATACGGTAAATACGGCGGACGCTTTGTCCCCGAAATCCTCATGGAAGCCATCACCCAACTTGAAAAAGCCTACTTGGAAGCCAAAGCTGACCCCCAGTTCCAGCGGCAACTCGACTATTACCTGGCTGAATTCGTGGGGCGACCGACACCGCTCTACCTTGCCGAGAACCTCACCCGCAAGCTGGGCGGGGCAAAAATCTACCTTAAACGTGAAGACCTCGCCCATGGAGGCGCACATAAAATCAACAACACGCTGGGTCAGGCGCTGCTGGCTAAGCGGATGGGCAAAAACCGGGTTATCGCCGAGACAGGCGCGGGGCAGCATGGCGTGGCAACAGCTATTGCCTGCGCAGCTTTGGGGCTTAAAGCCGTAGTGTTTATGGGCACCGAGGACTGCGAGCGGCAGAGACTAAATGTTTTCCGCATGAAACTGATGGATGCCGAGGTGCACCCGGTTGAATCCGGCTCCAAAACGCTCAAGGACAGCATCAACGAGGCATTCCGCGACTGGGTAACCAACCTTGAAAGCACATATTACCTCATCGGCTCAACGATGGGGCCGCATCCTTACCCGATGATTGTGCGGGACTTCCAAAGCGTAATTGGCAAAGAAATCAAGCAGCAATTCAAAGCCAAAACCGGCGGCATCCCAGATGCATTGGTGGCCTGCGTGGGCGGCGGCAGCAACGCGATGGGCACGTTTTATCCCTTCGAAGACGATTTGGACGTGAAGCTCATCGGCGTAGAAGCCGCAGGCGAAGGCATCGAGTCAGGGCGGCATGCGGCGACGTTGGCTGCGGGCAGCGAAGGCGTCTTCCATGGCATGTACACCTACATACTGCAGGACAAAAACGGGCAAATCCAGAACACCACCAGCCTCTCCGCGGGACTCGATTACCCCGGCGTGGGACCCGAACATTCGTTCCTCAAAACCATTCGGCGGGCAGAGTACGCTTACGCAACCGACAAAGAAGCCGCCGACGCTTTCCTTTTGCTCTGCAAAGAAGAAGGCATCCTCCCCGCGTTGGAGTCTTCGCATGCACTGGCATATGCGGTGAAGCTGGCGCCTCAGATGCGCAAAGATCAATCCGTCGTCGTGACCCTTTCGGGACGCGGCGACAAAGACGTGGAAACCATAGCGAAATTCATAGGTGCAGAAATATGA
- a CDS encoding indole-3-glycerol-phosphate synthase: MTDFLDMLAKDALDSIEGGYYKHYRTVKPVRASLKAAVLTAKANAVIAEIKAASPSAGAIRGSIDASALAHAMQRGGAAGLSVLTEPKHFNGSLSALSQARSATNLPILMKDIVLVHKQIEVASKLGANAVLLIEALFERGYCAFGVDEAIADAHGYGLEVLLEAHTQEEYLKAVQTKADLVGINNRDLATLKINLDTTKTILQRQGKHGKTVISESGIQTASDLQFLRGCGADGFLVGSSIMVTENVELKVKEFVQA; this comes from the coding sequence ATGACAGATTTCCTAGACATGCTCGCAAAGGATGCCTTAGACAGCATCGAAGGCGGATACTACAAGCATTACCGAACCGTAAAGCCCGTCCGCGCCAGCCTCAAAGCAGCGGTTTTAACGGCTAAAGCCAACGCGGTTATAGCGGAAATTAAGGCGGCTTCCCCCTCCGCCGGCGCCATCCGCGGCAGCATAGATGCCTCAGCGCTGGCGCATGCGATGCAGCGGGGCGGCGCCGCAGGGTTATCGGTGCTCACTGAACCCAAACACTTCAACGGTTCCCTATCGGCGCTTAGCCAAGCGCGATCAGCCACAAATTTGCCTATCCTCATGAAGGATATTGTTTTGGTGCACAAACAAATCGAGGTCGCCTCCAAGCTGGGCGCTAATGCGGTGTTGCTGATTGAGGCGCTTTTTGAGCGGGGCTACTGTGCATTTGGCGTTGACGAGGCAATCGCGGATGCGCACGGCTACGGACTGGAGGTGCTGCTGGAGGCGCACACCCAAGAGGAGTACCTAAAAGCGGTCCAGACCAAAGCGGATTTGGTAGGCATCAACAACCGGGATTTAGCGACGCTGAAAATCAACTTAGACACCACCAAAACCATCCTACAGCGTCAAGGCAAACACGGCAAAACCGTGATATCGGAAAGCGGCATCCAAACGGCCTCTGACCTGCAGTTTCTCCGCGGATGCGGCGCAGACGGGTTTTTGGTTGGCTCAAGCATCATGGTAACTGAGAATGTTGAATTGAAAGTTAAGGAGTTTGTGCAAGCATGA